AAGTGGATTTGCAGAAGCCATgaatttctctttcctcccttcctcctcaagACTGTAAATGATGTAACAAATGTCAAAGTACTTTGACTGTACAAAGTATCCAAGATTCATTAGCGAAAGCTGAGCTGCAactctgtttctctttctgcaaGTAAATCATGTGTTCTGAGAAAATCATTGTTCTAAAAACCGTAGAGGCTGAACCACTtagagaggatgaggaagagatgtgcaagagaaaataaatggtttCAACAATGTAATGAAGGGGGAGTCTTAATTTTGATCAGCCTGAGCCAGGAGAGTATTGTGTGGAAAATGATGGCGGCTAGAAGAACTAGATCATATTGCTTGTGGCAAATGTTCTACTGCCAGTTTTTAAGTGTGAGCAAGCCAGGCTTGTACTAGCTACAGCAACAGAAGTTAGAATCGCTTTAGTGATGCACTTCCAGGGGAAAATGCAGCTTTCTCCCCTGTCTGCATCAGTGTCAGTCCcagtgctctgctttcctggtGAGGTGCTGCTGTTGTACTTGCACAAGCAGAGCAGGGCACTGGGTCTGAGCTGCTTTTTGAAGCCTGGAGTTTCTCCTGTAGCATGAAGTTTGGTTAGAACCACAAGAACCAGATGCAGTGGTGTATTTGTATCCATATATAAATGAGAAAtataaaagaagaggaagacatgGTAGGGTTTGTGTATTTGTGCTTCAAGTTGGTGTCTCTTGTAAGTGTTGAGCATGTGAGATTCACACATAAGTTAATTACGTGGCCCTTTGTGTTTGCTCTTGGACCTGTCACATAGACTAGAAAAACATTAGCATTACGTAGAATGTGCCATCACTAACGGATCAGTACACGGGCTTGATGATGAACAGTACTGTTAATCTAGTTCACGTGCAGCAGTCCAGGATGCCAACAGCCGGCTGGAGTGTATCAGGCTCAGAGATAAATCTGAAGTGGCCTTTAAAACCTTCCCTCTGCCGGCTATGCATTGATATCCCAGCTGTCCCTGTCTGATGGATCCCTGAGGTTTCCCCCAGAGCTTCCTAATAtgtggggaagagagaaaaaaattatgcgCACACACAAATGTTTATCTGACCTGGCTAGGAAGTGGAAAAAGCAAGCAGGTATTTCTTGTGTCTGCCACAATATTTGGCCTCATTACCTgagaattttatttcctttacgTGTGCTAATTCAATTGTATTTTGCAATGGGTAAAAAGGAAAGTCTTTAGAAagcaaattgaaaaaaacaacaaacctctCTAAATAGTAGTTATGGAAAAGTCAGTCCTTGGAAGATACTCAGCAAAAGCTTTGAGGAGCTAAGCTtgtgtgctttatttttaagcagctttagagtttatttgatttcttttggcaaacattaaaaagaaatagaaaaactgCCTGCAGTGttagcagaaaataaaatcctgttgCAAGCAAGCTGTATTTCCCTGCTATGCAATGGGCTGCCATACGATAAAAAAGAACCTGACAAGTTTGCACTCAGTTATgccaaaaacccaacaacataGAGCTACATAACATCTgacaaattctgttctcagaCATGCTGTATTAACATGGATTCTCACTAAAATTATTAAATGTGCGTCTAATCTGCTGTTTTACTGTACACTTGACTGTTTAGCATTTCTTAAGTGCTGAGGTGAAATTGTTGACAAGGGAGTTGCCTTATATCTCTCAAAACATTCACtgtataaatgagaaaaataaaccttttcatATCTCTggcaaaaatgtattaatttatcAACTGAGCTGTATATTTGTGTATAGATAGACAAGAAATGTGAATGCCTAACCACGTACACTTAGTGCTGTAGTGTTCTGTATACAGAAGAGAACGGTCATTTGCTTTTGATTCCTCATCTTCCACACACAGGTTGTTTACAGGTGTTGCCCCAAGTCTGTCATTTCACTCTTTGGCTCCTTGCGTTCGTTCGGAACAAACACCAGACATGAAGTCTTTTGTTCCAGTTTTTCTCTCGAGTCTCTGCCAAGGAACAAGTCCGATTCAGGGAGTCGCCTTCCTGCGCTGATGCTGACCCCTCCTGGCAAACCAGAGTTTGCAAGACTCGAGCAAAGGGAGGACGCAGGGACGGTGGCTTCTTGCGTGTATTGGCGGGGAGTAactcccagctccctcccagctcaggcTCGGAGGGTGCGAGCCGGCTAACCGCTTGCAGATTACTCTTAAAAGCAAGCAGTCTTTCAGCTGATGGTTTAAAATAGCAACAGATCTGGCTTAAGTAAGAAAAGCCCGGTTTGGGGGCACCACAGTCAGTCCTGTACGGCAGGCAGGCACCTCCTGGCTTCTCAGAGGTGGCCTGGAGATTGTAACCCTGAAAGGAACCGGCCAGCCCTAGGAAATACAGCCTTTACCCAGCACAAGGCTCAAGTGGAACCTGAATTATTTTGAGCAAGTAAAAGTGAGGCTGAGGGGAAGGAAACTGCAGATGAAGATGGTCCATGGAAAATGGGCCTGTGAATTACCTCATCCATTTACCATAAATTCACCTCAATTATGAGAATTAAGCTTAGAGCAGTTTAGTGCAGTCCTTCACACCGCCGTTCCTGTCGTAGGGGCGTCAGCGCAGTCACGGCAGTTGCCAATTGCTGAATCAGGATCACAACAAATATAGACAAGACAGACTTGATGTGTATCGCTGTCACCTTGGAACTAATCCCCTGCTAATCTAAATTGTGTAAgtgcaaacccagcacagaaggaaagaagaattGGGTTATTTATTCCTATTAAGAGGGAGAAAGTTGCTTGGAGAGATACGATGCTCCCTAGCCTCATGTAAACAACCTGCTGCCTCCGACTGCTCTCTGAAGTGCTCTCATGTAGTGACAAAACCCTTGTGCTTGTGACCGAATGCTCGTTAATCACAGTCtcctttttgctgtttgtttcgGGTACCCATTTTGCATCTAGCACCATATTTGAAATAGCAGAGAACACTACGTTGGGATTTGCGTTTAGACAAACTATTTAAGGGTCATAAATTGTGCACTTCATGTGATTTCCTTCCTGTGATCAGTAGAAAAGATCTGTGATGAAATGGTACACTTAATGCCTCACACGGATGGCCATTACAACAGTATTCCAAAGGTTgatgttttgctggttttgttataCTGCTTGATATACATCTTGAATAAAGtcttaatcttttctttaaaaaaaaaaaggaaaaaaaaaaaaagaaaacatctttagtCTGTTCAATGTATCTGGCAGGCCAGAATAATTACTTTgactgctgtattatttttatctCAATTCTGGCTGACTGTATATAGATGTACTCACTAAGTGCTGCATGTCCTTCAGAACTTCTTTCTGTAttatgaactggaaaaaaaaatacagctactGAACACTCTGAGTAACTAGTGAATTCATTGAAACGCTACAGCCTCGTACAACAAACGATCTCTTGCTCTACAGGTGGCTCTGGAGCTGATAACCAGGGACTACCTGCTTAATAATGGGTTATTAGTGAATGTTTTGAAGCTACTGCTAGAAGCAACTGCTTTTCAGACACTTGCTGGAGTATCAGTTTTGTGGAAAAAACCTCCGATCTAGACCTTAGCGAAACCAGAGACCAGTTGCACTGTATACACTCCAAAAGGACCCCATGATAAATCCTTGGCTCTGTTCCATATATACATGTGATCAGATATGCAGCGTGGGGTATAATtagacttaaagaaaaaataagcaagaaaatattCAGATTGACTGCTTGAGGATTTTGTGAAGGACACAAAGAATATATTCTACTACTCAAAAACCAAGATGGGACACAAAATGTGAGTCTTGTCATGAAATGTGGTGGctaatacagttttaaataagTTATAAAAACTTCACATAGCCATGAAACACTAGTTTTTTCTATGCTCGTTAACATGGAAACACAGCAACAGTTTATGTGGTACCACAACAGGCAACAATACTGACATGGACCCTGCTCTCCGTTCTCTTCCCCAAGGAAAACTCCACTCACTGAGCTACCAATGAGTATGGACACAGCAAAGTATATCCTGGGGCTATCTGAACAAGATTCTTCTAaaaattttaagattaaatatgTTGAATTATTCACTTTTAGTGATGTTTAGACTATATTCATCCATGTTGCACACAATCACAGGAAACTAACAGATGTCAGAACATGTAGGTGACCAGTTTGACCTCTgctatgtaaaataataattgcagCTCACAATAATCTTGAATATTCCTTTATTTTGGGCATCAATGCCCATAATTCTGATCAGATGATACGCATATGTTTATTTAGAAGATGTACCCCACCTCTTTCCTAGACACATTCTAGATTTCTAGAAAGGAAGATTTGTGCGATCATGATATTTCTGGTAGGGATCATCAACGTAccaatttcttcttttccagaaagaagTGGTCATTTTATCAAGGAGTTTACATTGTGTTCTGTTGCACAACACCAGCTCTCTCAAACGCTTCCTCTGGGCAGCTGACTTCTTCCACAGTTTCTTCTTATAACCAGCCTGtcagaagaaaatacacagaagacCTGTGAGTGGGTCGCTGCAGATACATATATACAGCAATACTGATAAGCAAACCAGGACGAATTCCCCACTTTCAGGAAGATGGGTCTCTCTACAGAGCTTTTTTTAACTCCCATACTAGCTACTGCCCTCTAACGGAATGGAAACAATTAGCCCACTGACTGTAAAGAATGCTCTTTTGTTATCAAAAAAGTCTTACCTTTCTCCTAACCCAAAGGCCATTGTGCAGCCGGAGAAACCTATCGATGACAGCTTTCACggttttcctcttccccttccgtAAGCTATAGTAAGTGACAGTCCTCGCTGGCTGTTGAAGTATACTTGGAAGTAGAGATGTGACACTAAAAAACAGCCcccaaacatggaaaaaataggACAGGAATGAAGCACCTCTTTATAAAAGTAATCACTGGCTTTTTCATATACACAGAAATCAGAAATGGCTGTGACTTCTTAGAAAGTTAACAAGAACTCATCTAACATTACAGCACACCACTTAATGACTGTGTCTGCATGAACACTAACTGCGGTGCTGAACTCTAGTCAAAATGAATCTCATTATTCCACACAGAACAGCTTTTTTCATCTACTAAAAGTGGTTAAACACGCAAGAGAAAACATTCAGCTGTTACTGGCACTCAGGAATTACTTTTAGAAAATTAATCATCATCAAGAGAAACAGTACTAGTTATAAAAGGGTATTTGTAAGCCGGTATCTGCAAAGTACATCCCATTTTACATCCTGTCTTAAGCATCATGCTCAACCGAAGTGGGAGACTTAGGGCTGAAATAGAGACCCGTTTGCTAAAGTAAAAAGCAGTGAGTTTCTCAGAGATTTATATAAACCTCCGTTTAAACCTTTCCAGAAAGCACCGCGCATACCGTACCTGCTAAGGACCGAGGAGATGCCTCCCCCGCGCAGGTTCGCCCCGGGCAGCCGCGGTTTCCAcagcggggccgccgccggtGCCCGCACCTGCCCGACGCAGCGGGCGGAGAAGCCGCAGAGGCCGCGCCCGGCGCcggggcagcgggtggcccagGGGGCCCAGCGCCCCAGGATCCCTGCGGAGAGCCAGACCCTCAGGAGATGCCCCGCCATACCGTCCCGCGCCGCCATTTCACAGCcgggcagccccccccggccccactcGACATGGCCGCCCGCCTCCCCTCGCCCGCCGCACCCCACCGACCCGCCACAGCTCCGcgcgccaccgccgccgccatgTCCCAGCGCCCCGCCTACGGCGGCCGGCGAAGGTCACGCTGCGccgggggtggggcggggcgctGCCTGAGCCGCCTTCTGATCGCCCTGTCCTCGCTACAACGGGCCAGGCCCGCCTCGTCCCCCACCGCGGGGCCGGTGACAACCGCTCCCCACCCCGGAGGGCCCCGCACAGCCCCACCGCGCCCGCCCCGCTGTCTGGGGGGGCGGTGGGTATCCCTCTCTTGCGCATGCGCCATCTCAGGGTCACACAGCGATATTTGCATACGGCCCGTTTCTTCCCCTCTGATTGGGCGCGCTGCCCGTCACTCTCCGCCCGGCGCGGGCACGCCCCTGGCGGAGCGGAAGCCCGGGGGgccgccgcgcatgcgcgccgCGCTTTACTCGCGGTGGGGGGGGGCGGAGGCGGGCGGCGTTGGCAGTTACCGCGCACGGCGCCTTCCTGTAGCCGGCCCCGGCCGTCACCGGCTCCGAGGCCATGCTGCGGGCGTGTCACCGAGCGGGGGTCGCTGTGGCCGCGCAGGTGAGCAGGGCGGCAGGCGGCGCGCAGCCCTGGAGGAGTCCCGCGAGCCGCTCTCCCCTCCGGCCGGTGAGGCCTGGCCGCCCCCCTCCCTCACGGGGACCGGGCCGGGCCTGCCGGCGGGGGCAAGCGGAGACGgtgcggggcggggaggggggagtaCGAGGCGCGGCACGTCCTCTAATCGCGGCTCGGTCTTTTCTGAATGACTCCCCGTGCGCGGGCCGCGATTGGCTGCGCGGCTTTTGAAGGGCGGCTGCGCCCGCCAACAGGGCTCCTGGGCGGGCGGGAGCTGAGCGCTCGTACGTGGGGTGCACTACGAGTCCCGGCGTGCCGCGCGCCAGCTCTGCGCGGGGCGGAGGGGCGCGCCGCCCGCAAGGCACGCCGGGACTTGTAGTCGCTTGCGGGGCGCGCCGCGCTGCATGCTGAGAGCTGTAGTCTCCCCGGCCGTCATctgccgcgcccgccgccgcctctgcCGCCGGTCTCGGTCCCGCCGGTCCCGGCCTCAGGGTAGCGCCGGGGAGCTGCAGCCGCAGCCCGGAGGGGCGGTAGGGCTTGGCAGTGGCACACGGGCCGGCCGGCTCCTCGGCGGCAGGACGGCTGGGCCCGCTCGCTGGCGGGGAAGGACGTGACCTTGCCTTCCCCGCCTCGGCCTCCCTAGCGCCGCCCCGGCCTGCGGCACCCGGTACCTCACAGCCTTCTCCCCGTTTTGCCCCCGGTGGCTCCGACCCCCCGGCCGTGTCGATAACGATGGGGGTGCCGGTGCTCAGTGTGATGAGTAACGTCACCTTTCAGGTGTGGGGGGGCCTGTGGTACCGAGTGACCATACGGGGATCCTTTAGTTCTCACAGTCATGAAGAGAATATCCGATG
The sequence above is drawn from the Strix aluco isolate bStrAlu1 chromosome 4, bStrAlu1.hap1, whole genome shotgun sequence genome and encodes:
- the MRPL35 gene encoding large ribosomal subunit protein bL35m produces the protein MAAAVARGAVAGILGRWAPWATRCPGAGRGLCGFSARCVGQVRAPAAAPLWKPRLPGANLRGGGISSVLSSVTSLLPSILQQPARTVTYYSLRKGKRKTVKAVIDRFLRLHNGLWVRRKAGYKKKLWKKSAAQRKRLRELVLCNRTQCKLLDKMTTSFWKRRNWYVDDPYQKYHDRTNLPF